The following are encoded together in the Pleurocapsa sp. FMAR1 genome:
- a CDS encoding HAD-IA family hydrolase: MTLSSSAQNLPNVIFLDAMGTLFDLKSSVGEIYQEYALKHGVKVDAKLLNSAFLRSFKSAPPLAFSTTELESIKQQEFAWWKNVVQIALAQIGVLENFSNFADFFQDIYLYFATKEPWYVFSDVIPTLQLWQQQGIQLGVISNFDTRLITVLKLLELEQFFTSLTISSAVGFAKPDQNIFEIALKKHYIIAKQAWHIGDSLIEDYQGAKNAGISSFWLNRDSSSLDIEDQLPNLSSLG; encoded by the coding sequence ATGACACTCTCATCCTCAGCCCAAAATTTACCGAACGTAATCTTTTTAGATGCGATGGGAACATTGTTCGATCTCAAAAGCAGCGTTGGCGAAATATATCAAGAATACGCTCTCAAACATGGAGTAAAAGTAGATGCTAAATTACTTAATAGTGCTTTTCTTAGAAGCTTTAAATCTGCTCCTCCTTTAGCATTTTCTACTACCGAATTAGAGTCGATTAAGCAACAAGAATTTGCTTGGTGGAAAAATGTAGTTCAGATTGCATTGGCACAGATTGGTGTACTAGAAAATTTCAGTAATTTTGCTGACTTTTTTCAGGATATATATTTATATTTTGCCACTAAAGAACCTTGGTATGTATTTTCTGATGTTATTCCTACTTTGCAGCTTTGGCAGCAGCAAGGCATTCAATTGGGAGTTATTTCTAATTTTGATACCCGCTTAATTACTGTGCTAAAGTTGCTTGAACTAGAGCAGTTTTTCACTAGTCTGACAATTTCTTCTGCTGTAGGATTTGCTAAACCAGACCAAAATATTTTTGAAATTGCTTTAAAAAAACACTATATTATTGCTAAACAAGCATGGCATATTGGAGACAGTCTGATTGAAGATTATCAAGGAGCAAAGAATGCAGGAATTAGCTCATTTTGGTTAAATCGTGATTCATCTTCATTGGATATTGAAGATCAACTACCCAATTTAAGTAGTCTGGGATAA
- a CDS encoding ribonuclease III domain-containing protein, whose product MSDNWQASQVENKIGINFKYDQTLRLALIHPSYAKQLNEPEINNQRLEYLGETILNLVVVDYLFWNFSHFQVGKLKALRDKIIETDRLTTLWYDLQLGEAYPFLALAEERHRLRVKQNNPFEKGFKALIGAIFIDRGFSQTRNWLHKRLIVPMLKKYLKPELEHSATDKHLQFLGEALLQAVAVDYLYHHILQANPTKLKPLTKKITSKDSQNKYLKQISESDWSKIVPEKDKPKSFKDLLAAMYLYLDRENSKSSFRKTSSFFAEKCLEDDEIMETAIALLLKDGKPQKWIIHQVMGYPSNRYNEGREKFYRLTGQSAESN is encoded by the coding sequence ATGAGTGATAACTGGCAAGCGTCGCAAGTAGAAAACAAAATTGGCATTAATTTTAAATACGATCAAACCCTTCGCTTGGCTCTAATTCATCCTTCCTATGCCAAGCAACTTAATGAGCCTGAGATTAATAATCAGCGTTTGGAATATCTTGGTGAAACGATTTTAAATTTAGTCGTAGTTGATTATCTTTTCTGGAACTTTTCCCATTTTCAAGTTGGTAAGCTCAAGGCGTTGCGGGATAAGATTATTGAAACAGATAGGTTGACTACACTTTGGTACGATCTTCAGCTTGGGGAGGCATATCCATTTTTAGCTTTAGCAGAAGAAAGACACCGCCTGAGGGTTAAACAAAATAATCCTTTTGAAAAGGGATTCAAGGCTTTAATTGGCGCAATATTTATCGATCGCGGTTTTTCTCAGACACGCAACTGGCTGCACAAACGTTTGATTGTGCCAATGCTAAAAAAATATTTAAAACCAGAGTTAGAGCATTCTGCCACCGACAAGCATTTACAGTTTTTAGGTGAAGCTTTACTACAAGCGGTAGCAGTAGATTATCTGTATCATCATATTCTTCAGGCAAATCCGACTAAGTTAAAACCTCTGACGAAAAAAATAACTTCCAAAGATAGTCAAAATAAATACCTAAAGCAGATCTCAGAATCAGACTGGTCAAAAATTGTGCCAGAAAAAGATAAACCTAAATCTTTTAAAGACTTGCTTGCCGCAATGTATCTTTATTTAGATAGGGAAAACAGTAAGAGCAGCTTTCGTAAAACTAGTAGTTTCTTTGCCGAAAAATGCTTAGAAGATGACGAAATCATGGAAACAGCGATCGCTTTGTTGCTCAAAGATGGTAAGCCTCAAAAATGGATTATTCACCAGGTGATGGGCTATCCTAGCAACAGATACAACGAGGGACGAGAAAAATTTTACAGATTAACAGGACAATCAGCAGAATCGAACTAA
- a CDS encoding Hpt domain-containing protein, with product MDTANQQRILGYFIEEAKEHLQTLEQGILQLAKSVKDAETVNEMFRAAHSVKGGAAMLGYTSIQKTAHRLEDSFKILKDNPVDVDQKLETLFLNGYDHLQDLIERLENSADFSDRDAVEILKQAESNFALLDQYLQQLLLGSSAENADVSQKVTTILKQMLLLFKQPDSPESRQKLHIACKKLGEIAPNEANWQKLVSTTQTAITNKKYPYNTIAQVVIKEIKQAGDYLNSGQTNKLVPSRNLQQLAASAGGTAGAVVGTVSIPKDPQGAALALLKTFNKQQIMQIFQIIKSRI from the coding sequence TTGGATACAGCTAATCAGCAAAGGATTCTAGGATATTTTATAGAAGAAGCGAAAGAACATTTGCAAACCTTAGAGCAAGGCATTTTACAGCTAGCAAAATCTGTAAAGGATGCAGAAACTGTTAATGAAATGTTTCGGGCTGCTCATTCAGTCAAAGGTGGTGCTGCAATGCTGGGTTATACAAGTATTCAAAAAACTGCTCATCGTTTAGAAGATTCTTTTAAAATTCTTAAAGACAATCCTGTAGATGTCGATCAAAAGCTGGAAACACTGTTCCTTAATGGCTACGATCATCTTCAAGATCTAATTGAACGTCTAGAAAACTCTGCCGATTTTAGCGATCGAGATGCTGTAGAAATTTTGAAGCAGGCAGAATCTAATTTTGCTCTATTAGATCAATATCTTCAACAGCTACTATTAGGTAGTTCAGCAGAAAATGCTGATGTTAGCCAAAAAGTAACCACAATCCTCAAACAAATGCTGCTATTGTTTAAGCAGCCAGATAGCCCAGAAAGCAGACAAAAACTGCATATTGCCTGTAAAAAGCTGGGTGAAATAGCTCCTAATGAAGCAAATTGGCAAAAGCTGGTATCTACAACTCAAACAGCAATTACTAATAAGAAATATCCTTACAATACTATCGCCCAGGTAGTTATCAAAGAAATTAAGCAGGCGGGAGACTATTTAAACTCTGGTCAAACAAATAAATTAGTTCCTAGTCGAAATCTACAGCAGCTAGCAGCATCGGCTGGGGGAACTGCTGGTGCTGTAGTTGGTACAGTATCTATACCCAAAGATCCCCAGGGCGCAGCATTGGCGTTGTTAAAAACTTTCAATAAGCAACAAATCATGCAGATATTCCAAATTATCAAAAGTCGAATTTAA
- a CDS encoding glycosyltransferase family 4 protein, with protein sequence MRKISKLWSKKTKKLFAEAFRNTTKTSKLVSRKFNLLIITQFYPPDYAATGQLIEELAKHLGEKNVRVKVFTGQPGYAFEKKQASNLEIKDNVQIQRTRITKIWSQRIRGKTLNGLIFTFRSALYLLKNARQNDVILLTTAPPFLLVIGYLANLLFKIDYVCLVYDLYPDAVIELKIISEISFIAKLWNKVNAIVWGKSKKVVVLSETMKKRIVAKHPSLAEKVSIVHNWADADWIKPLAKQNNWFAGQHKINEKFTVLYSGNLGLCHDLDTILGAIKLLKDQPVQFVFIGAGTKHEICRQTVAELNLNNCIFLPYQDRTNLPYSLTACDLALVTIAPGLEGVVAPSKVYGIMAAGKAIAAICEPHSYLRELIDNANCGAYFNNNHSKDLANFIMKLADDSALAAQMGHAGRVYMKQNFIPQIIAQQYCDLLNINVSSERINVNQKHEKADRNIRVT encoded by the coding sequence GTGCGTAAAATATCTAAACTTTGGTCTAAAAAAACTAAAAAGCTATTTGCTGAAGCTTTTCGCAATACAACTAAAACAAGCAAATTAGTATCTAGAAAATTTAATCTCCTGATTATTACGCAGTTTTATCCACCAGATTATGCTGCTACAGGTCAACTAATTGAAGAGTTAGCCAAACATTTAGGAGAAAAAAATGTTCGAGTAAAAGTTTTTACAGGGCAACCTGGGTATGCTTTTGAAAAAAAGCAAGCTTCAAATTTAGAAATCAAAGATAATGTTCAGATTCAACGTACTAGAATTACTAAAATTTGGTCACAAAGAATCCGTGGAAAAACCCTGAATGGTCTAATATTTACTTTTAGATCGGCTTTATACTTATTAAAAAATGCTCGCCAAAACGATGTAATTTTGTTGACTACTGCACCACCTTTTCTTTTAGTCATTGGTTATTTGGCTAATTTGCTATTTAAAATTGATTATGTTTGTTTAGTTTACGATTTATATCCTGACGCAGTTATAGAGTTAAAGATAATTTCTGAAATTAGTTTCATTGCTAAATTATGGAATAAAGTAAATGCTATTGTTTGGGGAAAAAGCAAAAAGGTAGTGGTGCTAAGTGAAACCATGAAAAAAAGAATTGTCGCCAAACATCCCAGCCTGGCTGAAAAGGTTTCTATTGTTCATAATTGGGCGGATGCAGATTGGATTAAACCTCTGGCGAAACAAAATAATTGGTTTGCTGGACAACATAAAATAAATGAAAAATTTACAGTTTTATATTCTGGAAATTTGGGTCTTTGTCATGATTTAGATACAATTTTGGGTGCAATCAAATTACTCAAAGACCAACCAGTACAATTTGTGTTTATTGGTGCGGGAACTAAACATGAAATATGCCGCCAAACGGTAGCCGAATTAAACTTAAACAACTGTATCTTTTTGCCATATCAAGACAGAACTAACTTGCCCTATTCTCTAACTGCCTGTGATTTAGCCCTAGTAACGATCGCACCTGGTTTAGAAGGAGTTGTTGCCCCAAGTAAAGTATATGGCATTATGGCTGCGGGAAAAGCGATCGCGGCTATATGTGAACCTCATTCTTATCTGCGTGAATTAATTGATAATGCTAACTGTGGAGCTTATTTTAATAATAATCACAGTAAAGATCTGGCAAATTTTATTATGAAACTAGCTGATGATTCTGCATTGGCTGCACAAATGGGTCATGCTGGACGTGTCTATATGAAGCAAAACTTTATACCTCAAATTATTGCTCAACAGTATTGTGATCTTTTAAATATAAATGTCAGCAGTGAGCGTATAAACGTCAATCAGAAGCATGAAAAAGCTGATAGAAATATTAGGGTAACTTAA